A window of the Cutaneotrichosporon cavernicola HIS019 DNA, chromosome: 6 genome harbors these coding sequences:
- a CDS encoding uncharacterized protein (AMP-binding enzyme C-terminal domain), whose amino-acid sequence MELVLYESDYPAVFLPAMSIFHYLLPDGPGVSPLPHFDPSLPCVIDAATGRTVSRGEMENTALRLGQGLRESGMKRGDVVNLFAPNSIEFAFVTWGTIAAGCAITPANVAYEPHELAHQVNDSGASFFFVAPSQLPVFERARQLFKNPVPDNRIVLCCDVGPGARGTAPDKYRSLHELLGARAPAERFETDPTATAFLFYSSGTTGLPKGVETTHYNQTTQMQTAGPHLEQLTTQDRMLGFLPMSHMYGAMMFLLIPLRFGCASVLLPRFEEIAVYKAIQEYKITIGVIVPPVLVIWASSPHFKNYDLSSLRSLLSGAAVLSPDLARRLSKVIPVPVCEAYGMTETTPAIIVKNNKLSTTERIGWVGRLLPSYQVRLVLEDGSDAPLGTPGELWARGPNVMKGYKGRTGDILPGGWFRTGDVMVRDKHGWFRVVDRVKELIKYKGLQVAPAELEDLLLSHHYIIDAGVVGVEDEKQATELPRAYVVVDPKKAAELQTDRHRRRFAREVVEWAAKRSAPHKKLRGGLVIIDVIPKSPSGKILRRFLRERAAAEWASEEKGKL is encoded by the exons ATGGAACTGGTACTCTACGAGAGCGACTACCCCGCGGtcttcctccccgccaTGTCCATCTTCCActacctcctccccgacgGACCTGGCGTCTCCCCACTACCGCACTTCGATCCGTCACTCCCATGCGtcatcgacgccgcgacGGGCCGGACTGTCTCAAgaggggagatggagaacACGGCCCTCCGGCTCGGTCAAGGCCTCCGCGAGAGTGGGATGAAACGCGGCGATGTGGTCAATCTCTTCGCGCCGAATTCCATCGAGTTCGCTTTCGTGACTTGGGGTACTATCGCAGCGGGGTGTGCCATCACCCCGGCCAATGTTGCATA CGAACCCCACGAACTCGCGCACCAAGTCAACGACTCCGGCGCGTCATTCTTCTTCGTCGCGCCGTCCCAGCTCCCCGTCttcgagcgcgcgcgccagctctTCAAGAACCCCGTGCCTGATAACCGCATCGTCCTCTGCTGTGACGTGGGACCCGGTGCGCGCGGCACTGCACCGGACAAGTATCGCTCCCTACATGAACTGCTTGGGGCGCGGGCTCCCGCCGAGCGCTTCGAGACGGaccccaccgccaccgcaTTCCTCTTCTACTCGTCCGGCACGACCGGCCTTCCGAAAGGCGTGGAGACGACACACTACAATCAGACGACGCAGATGCAGACCGCCGGCCCGCACCTGGAGCAGCTCACCACGCAGGACCGAATGCTCGGCTTCCTGCCCATGAGCCACATGTATGGCGCGATGAtgttcctcctcatcccgcTGCGGTTCGGGTGCGCTTCGGTTCTGCTGCCACGCTTCGAGGAGATCGCCGTTTACAAGGCCATCCAAGAG TATAAGATCACGATCGGGGTTATCGTCCCCCCCGTTCTGGTGATTTGGGCCAGCTCGCCTCATTTCAAGAACTATGATCTCAGCTCACTCCGGTCGCTTCTTTCCGGCGCAGCCGTTCTTTCACCCGacctcgcgcggcggctgTCCAAGGTGATCCCGGTTCCTGTTTGCGAGGCCTACGGCATGACCGAGACGACCCCCGCCATCATTGTCAAGAACAACAAGCTGTCCACTACGGAGCGTATCGGGTGGGTTGGCCGCCTTCTCCCATCCTACCAGGTGCGGCTTGTACTTGAAGACGGCTCCGACGCGCCACTTGGTACCCCTGGCGAGCTGTGGGCGCGGGGACCCAACGTCATGAAGGGTTACAAGGGCCGGACAGGCGATATCCTGCCTGGCGGATGGTTCAGAACGGGAGACGTGATGGTTCGGGACAAACACGGCTGGTTCCGCGTTGTCGACAGAGTCAAGGAACTGATAAAGTACAAGGGCCTGCAGGTCGCGccggccgagctggaggatCTGCTGCTTTCGCACCATTACATCATCGACGCGGGAGTTGTGGGcgttgaggacgagaagcaGGCGACGGAGTTGCCACG TGCATACGTCGTGGTCGACCCCAAGAAGGCCGCGGAGCTGCAAACCGACCGCCACCGGCGCCGCTTCGCTCGCGAGGTCGTGGAGTGGGCGGCAAAGCGTTCTGCGCCACACAAGAAGTTGCGTGGTGGATTGGTCATCATCGACGTCATCCCAAAGAGCCCGAGCGGCAAGATCCTACGCCGGTtcctgcgcgagcgtgCTGCAGCGGAGTGGGCGAgtgaggagaagggcaagTTGTAG
- a CDS encoding uncharacterized protein (RTA1 like protein) — protein MLDTVIHLARQVDPTQTQPQARPTALTESPYGYIPALPNVIAYLVIFSILTGIHLGLGIKYKYYSALVTVVIGGLLEIIGWSGRLWSNQNPLNWNPFIMQICTLILGPVFFSAWDYTLLGHCIKVLGREYSLIGPNWYLIIFIIADIISLVLQAVGGGGAAVQAQRFEDTTSNTRISILFQLATTTIFLVMAADFMYRVAARKPYSEATRNKFNLNLRFRRKAPSAPQSPNPDAEKTSQVDPKWIRKSQYLLLGVAWASVMIYIRGIYRSIELAQGWTGYLMTHEVYFIWLDGFMMTLCMAGLAVAHPGFLLPASGWS, from the exons ATGCTCGACACTGTCATCCACCTGGCGCGCCAGGTCGATCCGACCCAGACCCAGCCCCAAGCCCGACCTACAGCCCTGACCGAATCACCGTACGGCTACATTCCCGCCCTGCCCAATGTCATCGCGtacctcgtcatcttctCCATTCTTACCGGGATTCACTTGGGCCTCGGCATCAAGTACAAGTACTATTCGGCGTTGGTCACCGTTGTCATTGGCGGCCTGCTCGAGATCATTGGATGGTCTGGACGTCTGTGGTCAAACCAGAACCCCTTGAATTGGAACCCATTCATCATGCAGATCTGCAC CCTGATCCTGGGCCCAGTCTTCTTCAGCGCTTGGGACTACACCCTTCTGGGACACTGTATCAAAGTCCTTGGACGAGAGTACTCCCTCATTGGACCGAACTGGTACCTCATCATTTTCATCATTGCCGACATTATTTCTCTGGTCCTTCAAGCTgttggaggaggtggggcGGCGGTCCAAGCCCAAAGATTCGAAGACACGACGTCGAACACACGCATCA GTATCCTCTTCCagctggcgacgacgaccatCTTTTTGGTCATGGCGGCCGATTTCATGTATCGCGTTGCGGCGCGCAAGCCGTATTcggaggcgacgaggaACAAGTTTAACTTGAACTTGAGGTTCCGCCGCAAGGCCCCGTCTGCGCCCCAATCCCCAAACCCTGACGCGGAGAAGACGAGCCAAGTTGATCCCAAGTGGATTCGCAAGTCGCAgtacctcctccttggcgtgGCTTGGGCTTCAGTCATGATCTACATCCGTGGCATTTACCGCTCTATCGAACTCGCGCAGGGATGGACTGGGTACCTGATGACCCACGAAGTATACTTCATCTGGCTGGACGGGTTCATGATGACCCTCTGTATGGCTGGGTTGGCTGTTGCGCACCCCGGCTTCCTGCTTCCCGCTAGCGGGTGGAGCTAG
- the PPT1 gene encoding uncharacterized protein (serine threonine-protein phosphatase) — protein MSGNGLYDAAAAVAAFSPSASTAPSSADDITPFPSPMLTPQSMAGLSLSSDGEWEHEVDELREVTDEDRAAALELKAQANKAYGAKDFARSIELYTQAIKLNPHDPVFWNNRAMSKAKMEEHGAAISDATKAIELKPDYAKAYYRRGVSSLAVVRPKDAVPDFKKALEIEPTNRVVREQLNATVKLIRRIEFEKAISVGETETASQRCLTAISHGACGLDRAKEEADGIPLPIIPDDPTGRYTPTKEFVEAMIETFKNGGKMPKRVVWEIVLGVKAILDRELSLVEVTVPEGVSCDIVGDTHGQFYDVYNLLSIITPPSENHMIVFNGDFVDRGSWSIEVVLTLFAYKWLYPDRVFLNRGNHETNDMNKVYGFEGECKAKHGEMTYQLFADVFTALPLATLLSAGLPPSSLKSEGSKPAILGPQGNKRYFVVHGGPPVSKDGVLLEEIAAIDRYGRQPGQEGLMCELLWTDPQDMPGRGPSKRGVGLGFGPDVTRRWCELNKVTAVIRSHEVRQDGYAIEHDGLCITTFSCPNYCDSTGNQAAYVHMEADGQLSYHQFAAVPHPDIRPMAYSSGFNMMGL, from the exons ATGTCAGGCAACGGCCTCTATGATGCCGCAGCAGCCGTCGCCGCGTTCAgcccgtcggcgtcgactgCGCCGTCTTCGGCCGACGACATCACACCGTTCCCTTCTCCCATGCTCACCCCCCAATCCATGGCTGGCCTGTCGC TGTCTTCGGacggcgagtgggagcacgaggtcgacgagctgcgtgAGGTCACCGACGAAGACCGGgctgccgcgctcgagctcaaggctcAGGCGAACAAGGCGTACGGGGCCAAAGACTTTGCGCGCTCAATCGAGCTGTACACCCAGGCCATCAAGCTCAACCCCCACGACCCCGTCTTTTGGAACAACCGCGCCATgtccaaggccaagatggaggagcACGGTGCAGCCATTTCCGACGCCACCAAGGCCAtcgagctcaagcccgACTACGCAAAGGCGTACTACCGCCGCGGTGTGAGCTCGCTCGCTGTCGTTCGCCCCAAGGACGCCGTGCCGGACTTTAagaaggcgctcgagatcGAACCCACGAACCGCGTCGtgcgcgagcagctcaaCGCGACTGTCAAGCTCATCAGGAGAATAGAGTTCGAGAAG GCTATCTCCGTcggcgagaccgagacTGCATCGCAGAGGTGTCTGACTGCCATCTCCCACGGCGCATGTGGGCTGGACCGCGCCAAGGAAGAAGCGGACGGCATACCTCTCCCGATCATTCCCGATGACCCCACTGGGCGCTACACCCCGACCAAGGAGTTTGTCGAAGCGATGATCGAAACGTTCAAGAATGGCGGCAAGATGCCCAAGCGTGTCGTTTGGGAGATCGTCCTCGGTGTCAAGGCCATTCTCGACCGCGAGTTGAGCCTAGTGGAGGTGACCGTACCAGAAGGTGTTTCGTGCGACATCGTCGGCGACA CCCACGGCCAGTTCTACGACGTGTACAACCTTCTCAGCATCATCACCCCGCCATCGGAGAACCACATGATTGTCTTCAATG gcgaCTTTGTTGACCGCGGCTCGTGGTCgatcgaggtcgtcctcacCTTGTTCGCCTACAAGTGGCTTTACCCCGACCGCGTGTTCCTCAACCGTGGCAACCACGAGACCAACG ACATGAACAAGGTTTACGGcttcgagggcgagtgcAAGGCCAAGCACGGCGAGATGACCTACCAGCTGTTTGCGGACGTCTTCACTGCGC TCCCCCTCGCGACGTTGTTGAGCGCCGgcttgccgccgtcgagccTCAAGTCGGAGGGCTCCAAGCCTGCGATCCTTGGCCCTCAGGGCAATAAGCGCTACTTTGTCGTGCACGGCGGCCCTCCCGTCAGCAAGGACGGCGTGCTGCTGGAGGAGATTGCTGCGATCGACCGCTACGGGCGCCAGCCAGGCCAGGAGGGTCTGATGTGCGAG CTCCTCTGGACCGATCCCCAGGATATGCCTGGCCGCGGTCCGTCAAAGCGTGGTGTTGGCCTCGGTTTTGGTCCCGacgtgacgaggaggtggtgcgAACTGAACAAGGTTACTGCCGTCATCCGGTCGCACGAGGTTCGACAGGACGGTTACGCGATCGAGCACGATGGGCTGTGCATCACGACGTTCTCGTGCCCCAACTACTGCGACTCGACTGGCAACCAG GCGGCGTACGTGCACATGGAGGCCGACGGGCAGCTGTCGTACCACCAGTTTGCAGCTGTGCCTCACCCCGACATTCGGCCGATGGCATACAGCTCTGGCTTCAACATGATGGGGCTGTGA
- a CDS encoding uncharacterized protein (Lung seven transmembrane receptor) — MRFGTLAAIAGLAASLSAMAYRVAIKDTDTFREVCSGMFGGDKAYVELEFEQHAVGQVALVMYEYADAEYIGRQPPDDGTWHSKVYICTTTTVRSGLCTTAQLGTFLTTLPEGKELKDTSIYTSALRFDPEAAAVGGTGGAAPPPAAIEAEAGKGESKNTRRQDEEIDDVAEPEPYPGRPTTGGSGSAVGKPVQGESGSAVDTPVQGTPEGSSHGQGGTTAIPPTAGDGIEVGSDVPVYSKPIRMDVPKTGYYCVAVIPVTLVTKERALDVRKNIAAEYQGVITFRNQFDGELPAVEYPKIAFYGVLAVIYLLLAVGWGILCAKHYQELLPMQYYISGTIVFLVIEMIALFTYYRYVNKHGGGAGSIAFLIVISILNAARNSLSFFLLLIVAMGLSVVTPSLGAVMTRVWLLTAFHFVFGVAYAVGTVKVELDSANIIIVLLMIFPLSFTLTAFLMWIIVSLNGTILHLQQRKQNFKLAMFQSLYRILITAVIAVAAFFVLSSISLSNRLDEDYAPRNWRWRWVLLDASLSLIYLVAFAAIAWLWRPTENNVLFAMSQELAQDEDDAADYELEPHDPDAVDAGAALGGLSGRDDGLRLPGLLAHDGREHVHGERHSGDEHERERLFDADDADRDSARGSGEPGYRVAAPHSGGSGGYAPHTNDDNVVFAMGDDSDDSDAEEGKLLTRVSLNSSRGSRRNSSNMGRYKDKSD; from the exons ATGCGGTTCGGCACGCTCGCCGCGATCGCgggcctcgccgcctcgctaTCAGCCATGGCATATCGAG tcGCAATCAAGGACACGGACACGTTCCGCGAGGTGTGCTCAGGCATGTTCGGAGGCGACAAAGCATACGTCGAAC TCGAATTTGAGCAACACGCGGTTGGGCAGGTCGCGCTTGTGATGTACGAGTACGCGGACGCCGAGTACATcggccgccagccgccggACGACGGGACATGGCACTCG AAAGTATATATCTGCACAACGACGACAG TGCGTTCGGGACTATGTACCACCGCGCAGCTGGGCACGTTCCTCACCACCCTGcccgagggcaaggagctgAAGGACACGTCGATCTACACTTCCGCGCTACGATTTGACCCAGAGGCAGCGGCGGTCGGAGGGACAGGTGGGGCTGCCCCGCCTCCCGCCGCCAttgaggctgaggctggaAAGGGAGAGAGCAAGAACACGCGCCGacaggacgaggagatcgaTGACGTCGCTGAGCCTGAGCCGTACCCCGGCCGGCCAACAACGGGGGGCAGTGGTTCTGCTGTCGGCAAACCGGTGCAGGGCGAGTCCGGCTCGGCGGTTGACACGCCGGTGCAGGGCACCCCGGAAGGCAGCTCACACGGCCAGGGTGGGACCACTGCGATCCCTCCAACGGCTGGAGACGGCATCGAAGTCGGCTCCGACGTCCCCGTCTACTCGAAGCCAATCCGCATGGACGTACCCAAGACAGGCTACTACTGCGTCGCGGTCATCCCGGTGACGCTCGTGACCAAGGaacgcgcgctcgacgtaCGCAAGAACATCGCCGCCGAGTACCAGGGTGTGATCACGTTCCGGAACCAGttcgacggcgagctccCTGCGGTTGAATACCCGAAGATTGCGTTCTACGGCGTCCTCGCAGTCATCTACTTGCTGCTTGCGGTTGGGTGGGGCATCCTCTGCGCCAAGCACTACCAGGAGCTGCTACCGATGCAGTACTACATCTCTGGCACGATCGTGTTCCTTGTCATCGAGATGATTGCGCTCTTCACGTACTACCGGTACGTGAACAAGcacggaggcggcgcgggctcGATCGCGttcctcatcgtcatctCGATCCTCAACGCTGCGCGCAACTCGCtttccttcttcctcctgcTCATCGTCGCGATGGGCCTTAGCGTCGTCACGCCGTCCCTCGGGGCGGTTATGACGCGTGTGTGGCTCCTCACTGCGTTTCATTTTGTCTTTGGTGTCGCATACGCCGTCGGTaccgtcaaggtcgagctggac TCGGCCAACATCATCATCGTTCTCCTTATGATCTTCCCCCTCAGCTTCACCCTCACGGCCTTCCTCATGTGGATCATTGTCAGCTTGAACGGCACGATTCTGCACCTCCAGCAACGCAAGCAGAACTTCAAGCTCGCCATGTTCCAGAGCCTGTACCGCATCCTTATCACTGCGGTGATTGCGGTCGCAGCGTTCTTCGTACTTtcgtccatctccctctcaaaccgcctcgacgaggactacgcgccgcgcaactggcgctggcgctgggtGCTGCTCGACGCATCGCTCTCGTTGATCTATCTCGTGGCATTCGCGGCGATTGCATGGCTCTGGCGCCCGACTGAGAACAACGTGCTCTTCGCCATGTCTCAAGAGCTGGCgcaggacgaggacgacgcggccgacTACGAGCTTGAACCGCACGACCCGGATGCTGTGGATGCTGGGGCTGCGTTAGGCGGTCTCAGTGGGCGCGACGATGGCTTGCGCCTGCCGGGTCTCCTGGCTCACGATGGACGAGAGCACGTCCACGGCGAGCGACACAGTGGGGACGAGCACGAACGCGAGCGCCTcttcgacgccgacgacgccgaccgcgACAGCGCGCGTGGCTCTGGTGAGCCTGGGTACCGCGTCGCCGCACCTCATTCTGGGGGATCTGGCGGGTACGCACCGCACACGAacgacgacaatgtcgtGTTCGCGATGGGGGATGATAGCGACGACagcgatgccgaggagggcaagctGCTCACGCGCGTATCGCTCAACTCGAGCCGTGGGAGCCGGCGGAACAGCTCCAACATGGGGCGATACAAAGACAAGTCAGACTGA
- a CDS encoding uncharacterized protein (Catalyzes the NADPH-dependent reduction of ketopantoate into pantoic acid) — protein sequence MTNTNTKPRALLFGLGGIGGIYAATLARSGVCEVSVVARSNYEAVKEKGLLLKSEKHGESHHTFAGVYKSPADAATSGPFDYVLCANKALLSAIPSLEETIAPAISQDTAIVLLQNGVGNEVPLHKAFPANTIISAVVWTGGKVEPSLNPTVSQFSRESLTMGVDYTPGIDKAVEDEKVKRLSEILAKANSDSVIVNDIQSARWVKVIWNCAWNALTTVTRLRTNQIFASSPGAEDFSKTLMNEVVAVARAKGLDVPLDTADDLMRQIKEAQGPGLPSSMMMDNEAGRPTEVEVILGTPMREGQRLGVPVPILTTLYTIVRALDWRNAHPDETKFP from the exons ATGACGAACACGAACACGAAGCCCCGCGCCCTTCtcttcggcctcggtggCATCGGCGGCATCTACGCGGCCACGCTCGCCCGTTCTGGTGTCTGTGAAGTCTCGGTCGTTGCGAGGAGCAACTACGAGGCCGTGAAAGAAAAAGGTCTACTCCTGAAGAGCGAGAAACACGGAGAGAGTCATCATACTTTCGCGGGAG tcTACAAGTCCCcagccgacgccgccacctccgGACCGTTCGACTACGTTCTGTGTGCCAACAAGgctctcctctccgccaTCCCGTCACTTGAAGAGACGATCGCCCCCGCTATCAGCCAAGACACGGCGattgtcctcctccaaaACGGGGTCGGCAACGAGGTTCCGCTCCACAAAGCCTTTCCCGCGAATACCATCATTTCCGCTGTGGTGTGGACGGGCGGAAAAGTTGAACCCTCTCTGAATCCCACCGTATCTCAATTCTCGAGAGAGAGTTTGACAATGGGTGTGGATTACACTCCGGGAATTGACAAGGCGGTAGAAGACGAAAAGGTTAAGCGGTTGAGCGAGATTCTCGCAAAGGCCAATTCGGATTCGGTCATCGTCAATGATATCCAGAGTGCGCGGTGGGTTAAAGTCATTTG GAATTGCGCATGGAATGCTCTCACGACGGTGACTCGTCTCCGGACAAACCAGATCTTTGCGTCTTCGCCCGGGGCTGAGGACTTCTCCAAAACCCTGATGAACGAAGTGGTGGCAGTCGCGCGCGCAAAGGGCCTCGACGTACCGCTTGACACGGCCGACGACCTTATGCGCCagatcaaggaggcgcAAGGTCCCGGACTGCCCAGCTCGATGATGATGGATAATGAGGCGGGCAGACCGACCGAGGTCGAAGTTATCCTCGGGACACCGATGCGAGAGGGACAGAGGCTCGGAGTGCCAGTGCCGATTCTTACGACTTTATACACTATTGTGCGGGCGTTGGATTGGCGCAATGCTCATCCTGACGAGACCAAGTTTCCGTAG
- a CDS encoding uncharacterized protein (Sugar (and other) transporter), whose translation MSFPPDLDDSQQLPSGKKEIDFHTEHPLFQDLCPDDSYTPEGVYWADLPWKERQTWVNEQSNAETKRELKVVWDMFKKDPLSPLNAYCSRYVITGFGMFTEGYTIFSIGNLMSLYTAVWPECWGTHEVCDKNWIAAVSYIQIIGIICGQIGVGIEGDWIGRRVGLVQDALVMVLGLVMLTASWGTTLNGWVICYAWSQFVYTLGVGGEYPMTSTSALEHAAPSGTAQRDDKLHRGRNVVLAFLMQGWGQLVNQGVLIILLLIFHGGSTPPYSKKTGQWVFRVSFAFMIPFTLWLAYWRYYKKQYSEHALRKSKKDAHVNQSGYDMASLKLVVSHFGGRLVGTCLGWLFADFLFYGAKLFQSTFIKVITPNSTGVMTGWLWNLLNVGVSMFGYYLAAFLVDHKFYGRKRMQTIGFLLLGILYLLPAIWFHQLQSMEHIKGFQTIYFLASFFTQFGPNCTTFLLAAEVFPVSVRATAHGLSAASGKVGALLPAIIYNYIDNRTKFWAVCWFGFAGWITTQMFIPDVTGLDLREQDRYWAFVREGRAKDYHGIAVHPRHLSMWERVVLKRHRAYDPELDRQSRVKELRVMWEARNQIKEEGGRIDIEDHEDDELSSTAHSFFERELRTLEKPRDCSLSHTPSRNPSRLSRRLSLTGLSHTPQQHDTRDVHDAPNEKQ comes from the exons ATGTCCTTCCCccccgacctcgacgacagccAGCAGCTGCCATccggcaagaaggagatTGATTTCCACACCGAGCACCCCCTGTTCCAGGACCTGTGTCCGGATGACTCGTACACCCCCGAAGGCGTGTATTGG GCTGACCTGCCTTGGAAGGAGAGGCAAACTTGGGTCAATGAGCAGAGCAATGCCGAGACTaagcgcgagctcaaggtcgtTTGGGACATGTTCAAGAAGGACCCCTTGTCGCCGCTCAACGCCTACTGCAGCCGCTACGTGATTACTGGCTTTGGCATGTTCACCGAGG gctATACCATCTTTTCCATCGGCAACCTCATGTCTCTGTACACGGCGGTGTGGCCCGAGTGCTGGGGCACCCACGAGGTGTGCGACAAGAACTGGATTGCTGCCGTGTCGTACATCCAGATCATCGGTATTATCTGTGGGCAAATCGGCGTTGGTATCGAAGGTGACTGGATCGGCCGCCGTGTCGGTCTCGTCCAGGACGCCCTCGTCATGGTTCTCGGCCTGGTCATGCTCACCGCGTCGTGGGGCACAACCCTCAACGGTTGGGTCATTTGCTACGCGTGGTCGCAGTTTGTCTACACTCTCGGTGTCGGTGGCGAGTACCCTATGACCTCGACTTCTGCtctcgagcacgccgcgccctcgGGAACGGCCCAGCGTGACGACAAGCTTCACCGTGGGCGCAATGTCGTTCTCGCCTTCCTCATGCAGGGTTGgggccagctcgtcaaccaGGGCGTCCTCATCATTCTCCTGCTCATCTTCCACGGCGGCTCGACTCCCCCTTACTCGAAGAAGACGGGTCAGTGGGTCTTCCGCGTCTCGTTCGCCTTCATGATCCCCTTCACCCTTTGGCTCGCCTACTGGCGTTACTACAAGAAGCAGTACTCTGAGCACGCCCTCCGCAAGAGCAAGAAGGATGCGCACGTCAACCAGTCGGGCTACGACATGGCCtcgctcaagctcgtcgtctcgcACTTTGGTGGCCGTCTTGTCGGTACATGCCTCGGCTGGCTCTTTGCCGACTTCCTCTTCTACGGTGCCAAGCTCTTCCAGTCGACTTTTATCAAGGTCATTACGCCCAACTCCACGGGCGTCATGACTGGCTGGCTCTGGaacctcctcaacgtcggTGTCTCCATGTTCGGCTACTACCTCGCCGCGTTCCTTGTCGACCACAAGTTCTACGGCCGCAAGAGGATGCAGACCATTGGTTTCCTCCTCTTAGGTATCCTTtacctcctccccgccatCTGGTTCCACCAGCTCCAGAGCATGGAGCACATCAAGGGTTTCCAGACCATCTACTTCCTCGCATCCTTCTTCACCCAGTTCGGTCCCAACTGCACCActttcctcctcgctgccgaggTCTTCCCCGTCTCGGTCCGTGCCACTGCCCACGGTCTCTCCGCTGCCTCGGGCAAGGTTGGCGCCCTTCTCCCCGCCATCATTTACAACTACATTGACAACCGTACCAAGTTCTGGGCCGTCTGCTGGTTTGGGTTCGCCGGCTGGATCACCACTCAGATGTTCATTCCCGACGTCActggcctcgaccttcGCGAGCAGGACCGCTACTGGGCCTTTGTGCGTGAGGGCCGTGCCAAGGACTACCACGGCATTGCAGTccaccctcgccacctGAGCATGTGGGAGCGTGTTGTTCTCAAGCGCCACCGCGCCTACGACCCCGAGCTTGACCGCCAAAGCcgcgtcaaggagctccGCGTCATGTGGGAGGCCCGCAACcagatcaaggaggagggtggcCGCATTGACATTGAGGACcacgaggatgacgagctCTCGTCCACTGCCCACTCGTTctttgagcgcgagctccgTACGCTCGAGAAGCCGCGTGACTGCTCGCTCTCGCACACGCCTTCGCGCAACCCCAGCCGCCTcagccgccgcctctcGCTCACCGGCCTTTCGCATACCCCGCAACAACACGACACGCGCGACGTCCACGACGCGCCCAATGAGAAGCAATAG
- a CDS encoding uncharacterized protein (Fumarylacetoacetate (FAA) hydrolase family) — protein sequence MPVLLQQSPSPSPAVGVLPFSVPITIALNGCSPRANRNGTLNDTVAGTPWRRLIRFKAADGRELFGEPVDDTLDVGLALAKGLPVTAHVIRAVSAWDPSAARTGEKTSVEQLLSPISPAECGTIRATGLNYTDHARELNMPIPTVPELFFKPGQCIANPGESIPVPLCAQHNELDYEVELAIIIGRPCRNVNAAEATQYVLGWTCANDLTARELQKQASQWGFSKGFDKFCPLGPVIVSAAALPDPREATLQTRVNGKLVQSGSAANMIWHVSEIVAYLSQGTTLSPGTVIITGTPPGIGASCGLWLRHGDEVRCTISNGIGTLVNTIAYD from the exons ATGCCTGTCCTTCTCCAGCAgtccccctccccctcccccgcaGTCGGCGTCTTACCCTTCAGCGTCCCAATCACCATCGCCCTCAATGGATGTAGTCCTCGCGCTAACAGGAACGGGACGCTGAATGACACTGTTGCCGGCACG CCGTGGCGCCGGCTTATTCGATTCAAGGCAGCTGATGGGCGCGAGCTCTTCGGTGAGCCCGTAGACGATACTTTGGATG TCGGCCTGGCACTCGCCAAGGGTCTCCCTGTGACCGCACATGTAATCCGCGCCGTGTCGGCGTGGGATCCATCCGCTGCACGGACCGGCGAGAAGACGTCTGTAGAACAG CTTCTCTCGCCCATTTCACCTGCTGAATGTGGCACGATCCGGGCAACCGGGCTCAACTACACGGATCACGCGCGTGAGCTGAACATGCCCATTCCCACAGTACCCGAACTCTTTTTCAAGCCCGGGCAGTGCATCGCCAACCCTGGCGAGTCGATCCCCGTTCCGCTGTGCGCCCAGCACAACGAACTCGACtacgaggtcgagctggcgatCATCATCGGCCGCCCGTGCCGGAACGTGAATGCCGCCGAAGCGACGCAGTACGTGCTCGGTTGGACGTGTGCGAACGACCTcacggcgcgcgagctgcagAAGCAGGCGTCACAGTGGGGCTTTTCGAAAG GTTTTGACAAGTTTTGCCCTCTTGGACCAGTGATCGTatcggccgcggcgctACCTGACCCGCGCGAGGCCACCCTCCAGACGCGCGTGAATGGGAAGCTCGTCCAGTCTGGGAGCGCCGCCAACATGATCTGGCACGTGTCTGA AATTGTCGCATACCTGTCGCAGGGGACGACGCTGTCGCCGGGCACGGTCATCATCACAGGCACGCCTCCTGGGATCGGCGCCAGCTGCGGATTGTGGCTGCGgcatggcgacgaggtgcggTGTACAATCTCGAATGGTATCG GCACGCTTGTCAACACTATCGCGTACGACTAA